The following are encoded together in the Candidatus Poribacteria bacterium genome:
- a CDS encoding Gfo/Idh/MocA family oxidoreductase produces MAKYRVGVIGCGRKGGSHARAYALNPLTEVVAFADTDPENLGLYCEYYGVPGYSDYREMLEKEGIDIAAPILPVRPNPEVVIGCAEAGVRAILCEKPIAATLADADRMVAACQSRGIKLGAGDLDRNLPPYWKALEIIESGELGEVKSINFTGGSGTEMSGGGCQLFSLMRMFAGDADVAWVIGWVADDPESDHDQGVAGYLRFTNGIEAFMHRETDARGRGFEVSCTRGVFRSNNSLLSLWKADDVVDPLMGAPLKKVEGVFPETSVYMRTVGDGPETETSRASSPSLTRLKRTLSREAAATTGVRC; encoded by the coding sequence TGACCGAAGTTGTTGCATTTGCTGATACCGATCCCGAAAACTTAGGATTGTACTGTGAATACTACGGCGTCCCAGGGTACAGCGATTATCGGGAGATGCTCGAGAAGGAAGGGATTGATATCGCTGCACCTATCCTGCCGGTTCGACCAAACCCGGAGGTCGTCATTGGGTGTGCTGAGGCGGGTGTGCGGGCAATCCTCTGCGAAAAGCCCATTGCGGCAACGCTCGCAGATGCAGATCGGATGGTGGCAGCCTGCCAATCGCGAGGAATCAAGTTGGGGGCTGGCGACCTAGACCGGAACCTACCACCGTACTGGAAAGCCCTTGAAATCATTGAGTCAGGTGAGCTTGGTGAAGTCAAAAGCATCAACTTCACAGGCGGGAGCGGCACAGAGATGTCGGGCGGTGGCTGTCAGCTTTTTAGTCTGATGCGTATGTTTGCCGGAGACGCCGATGTTGCGTGGGTGATTGGCTGGGTTGCCGATGATCCAGAGAGCGATCATGACCAAGGCGTGGCGGGCTATCTGCGGTTCACCAACGGTATTGAAGCCTTCATGCACCGCGAAACCGATGCGAGAGGACGTGGATTTGAGGTGTCGTGCACCCGAGGTGTATTCCGCAGCAATAATAGTTTGCTCAGCCTGTGGAAAGCAGACGACGTTGTTGATCCATTGATGGGGGCACCACTCAAAAAGGTGGAGGGCGTGTTTCCCGAAACCAGCGTTTACATGCGGACGGTTGGAGATGGCCCGGAGACCGAAACATCGCGAGCGTCCAGTCCATCGTTGACGCGCTTGAAAAGAACATTGAGCCGAGAGGCAGCGGCGACAACGGGCGTAAGGTGCTAG